One window of the Eucalyptus grandis isolate ANBG69807.140 chromosome 6, ASM1654582v1, whole genome shotgun sequence genome contains the following:
- the LOC120294934 gene encoding uncharacterized protein LOC120294934 — MREHIPITNLFTCLWFNEVDRFTARDQLSFSTVRDKLMAKADWSINMFLDCERRNFVIQAYHRDLLEQMPPPASPAIRARLSSTIISTSGRRAPVKKGISSKRSKSDRRRHRKVTAGTRDRSSF; from the exons ATGAGGGAACATATTCCTATTACGAATCTGTTCACCTGTCTATGGTTCAATGAAGTGGATCGATTTACTGCCAGGGATCAATTAAGTTTTTCCACAGTGAGGGACAAGTTAATGGCAAAAGCTGATTGGTCCATCAATATGTTTCTGGATTGTGAAAGGCGGAACTTTGTGATTCAG GCATACCACAGAGATCTGCTGGAGCAGATGCCGCCTCCAGCAAGTCCCGCAATACGAGCTCGACTGTCTTCAACCATCATCAGTACATCTGGAAGAAGAGCTCCTGTGAAAAAGGGTATTAGCAGCAAGCGCTCGAAGAGTGATAGGAGGCGGCACCGGAAAGTCACTGCAGGCACTAGGGACAGAAGTTCCTTTTGA
- the LOC104448436 gene encoding uncharacterized protein LOC104448436 — MASPGFFLICALHSLVAIACGGLMMFYSSEVSAMKLQGSTPHDQLLIKTSDSFSGLLLVAVGFLLIMVGFVKDREFQSFFAKGCVLLHVVTAVWRFYFERKVDELADEWPRKVVGDIALAVSWILYLVYSWREKYD, encoded by the coding sequence ATGGCTTCTCCTGGGTTTTTCTTGATCTGTGCACTCCATTCTCTGGTAGCCATAGCTTGTGGAGGTCTTATGATGTTCTACTCCTCCGAGGTTTCAGCAATGAAACTTCAAGGATCTACACCGCATGATCAACTCTTGATCAAAACCTCAGATTCCTTTTCGGGTTTGCTGCTTGTGGCTGTCGGCTTCCTACTAATCATGGTGGGATTTGTTAAGGACAGGGAGTTCCAGAGCTTCTTTGCAAAAGGGTGTGTGCTCCTCCATGTTGTGACCGCTGTTTGGAGGTTTTACTTTGAGAGGAAGGTGGATGAACTTGCCGACGAGTGGCCAAGGAAGGTTGTCGGCGATATTGCGTTAGCAGTTTCCTGGATCCTCTATTTGGTGTACTCATGGAGGGAAAAGTATGATTAG